The following are from one region of the Rosistilla carotiformis genome:
- a CDS encoding LptF/LptG family permease — protein MPTRLTRYILWEITKVFLVAIVSLTVLILLIVVARELLRQGLGPAALLQLLPLFLPLSLQFALPTTALFAVSAVYGRISADGEIATVKAAGISPLTIMKPAFIFGLILSPIAVGLNDLAVGWGKPGVKHVLLHSLEEIVYRRLQAQRSYSSDKGFSIHVQDVKDRRLLWPTVTLHSSGSELPITVTASEGSLHLNAERETLMLRLVDSRIEGGGAFRSHFPGEIVPEIPLNKAFAKGDPSSSRPADLPLYLIGPEAIRSEKAMSIDRQRLAAQTGFALANGRWNDIVGPPGADLRGAIGGGADRLNRLHVEPWRRWSFGFSCFFFVLVGAPLAIMARTADYWTSFGMVFLPILIFYFPIFIVGQDYAKNGELPPYSVWMANSVVAIVAVFMIKRVWRY, from the coding sequence ATGCCCACGCGGCTGACCCGATATATCCTCTGGGAAATCACGAAGGTGTTCCTGGTAGCGATCGTTTCGCTCACGGTGCTGATCTTATTGATCGTCGTCGCGCGGGAACTATTGCGCCAAGGTCTTGGTCCGGCGGCGCTGCTGCAGTTGTTACCGTTGTTCCTGCCGCTGAGTCTGCAATTCGCGTTGCCGACGACGGCCCTTTTTGCTGTCAGTGCCGTCTACGGGCGGATCTCTGCGGACGGCGAGATCGCGACGGTCAAAGCGGCTGGAATCTCGCCGCTGACGATCATGAAGCCGGCTTTCATCTTCGGTTTGATCCTCAGTCCGATCGCCGTGGGGCTGAACGATCTGGCCGTCGGATGGGGCAAGCCGGGCGTGAAACATGTGCTGCTGCATTCGCTCGAAGAGATCGTCTATCGGCGCCTGCAAGCCCAACGTTCCTACAGTTCGGACAAAGGGTTTTCGATCCACGTTCAAGATGTCAAGGATCGTCGCCTTCTATGGCCAACGGTCACCTTGCATAGTTCGGGCAGCGAATTGCCGATCACGGTCACGGCTAGCGAAGGAAGCTTGCATCTGAATGCCGAACGCGAGACGTTGATGCTGCGGTTGGTCGACAGCCGAATCGAGGGGGGCGGAGCTTTCCGCAGCCACTTCCCCGGCGAGATCGTTCCGGAGATTCCACTAAACAAAGCCTTCGCCAAGGGGGACCCCAGCAGTTCCCGCCCCGCCGATCTTCCACTGTATCTGATCGGTCCCGAAGCGATTCGCAGCGAAAAAGCGATGTCGATCGATCGTCAACGTCTAGCCGCTCAAACCGGTTTTGCGTTGGCCAATGGCCGCTGGAACGATATCGTCGGACCGCCGGGGGCTGACTTGCGAGGTGCGATTGGCGGCGGTGCCGATCGGCTGAACCGATTGCACGTCGAACCCTGGCGACGCTGGTCGTTCGGATTCTCGTGTTTCTTCTTCGTGCTGGTCGGAGCACCACTGGCGATCATGGCCAGAACCGCCGATTATTGGACCAGCTTTGGAATGGTCTTCCTGCCGATTCTGATCTTCTATTTTCCGATCTTCATCGTCGGCCAGGACTATGCCAAAAACGGAGAATTGCCACCCTACAGCGTGTGGATGGCAAACTCCGTCGTCGCGATTGTCGCTGTCTTCATGATCAAACGCGTTTGGCGTTATTGA
- a CDS encoding 3-keto-disaccharide hydrolase: MLRSAFIVPLVALVCTVANAQETTPEFTSLVPESGLEGWHGRPHLDPRKYADVDAEKLAQWKQETEAHWSNKDGVLINDGHGPYLTTDKEYTDYELKLEYRTVAKADSGIYLRGTPQVQIWDTTDESKFKLGANLGSGALWNNSAGAPGKDPLVKADKPFGEWNSVRVIQVGQRTTVYLNDQLVVDNALMENYWDRSQPLFRSGPIQLQTHGGEILWRDVAIREIGADEANQILASHGGEGFESVFDGKSLTGWKGAVDNYEVVDGMIRCKPKHGGTLFTDKTYGDFKARVMFRLPPGGNNGLAIRYPGEGNPAYSGMTELQVLDNTAEKYAKLDARQYHGSAYGMAAAARGFLREVGQWNFQEVTVKGSTIVVELNGNKILDTDVSKVTEFMADSPHPGRELSKGHFGFAGHNDPVEFKEISILPL; encoded by the coding sequence ATGCTGCGTTCTGCTTTTATCGTTCCCCTTGTGGCCTTGGTTTGCACGGTCGCCAACGCTCAAGAGACCACGCCCGAGTTCACCTCTTTGGTTCCCGAATCGGGACTCGAAGGCTGGCACGGACGTCCCCACTTGGACCCCCGCAAATATGCGGACGTCGACGCCGAAAAGCTTGCTCAGTGGAAGCAAGAGACCGAAGCGCATTGGTCGAACAAAGACGGTGTGCTGATCAACGACGGCCACGGCCCCTACCTGACGACCGACAAAGAGTACACCGATTACGAACTGAAGCTCGAATACCGTACGGTGGCCAAAGCGGACAGCGGGATCTACCTGCGTGGCACACCGCAGGTGCAAATCTGGGACACGACCGACGAAAGCAAGTTTAAGCTGGGTGCCAACCTCGGCTCCGGCGCCCTCTGGAACAACTCCGCTGGCGCTCCCGGCAAAGACCCGTTGGTCAAGGCCGACAAGCCGTTCGGTGAATGGAACTCGGTTCGCGTGATCCAAGTGGGGCAACGCACGACCGTCTACCTGAACGATCAATTGGTCGTCGACAATGCCCTGATGGAAAACTACTGGGACCGCAGCCAACCGCTGTTCCGCAGCGGCCCGATCCAATTGCAAACCCACGGCGGCGAGATCCTGTGGCGCGACGTCGCGATCCGCGAGATCGGTGCCGACGAAGCGAATCAGATCCTGGCGTCTCACGGTGGCGAAGGGTTTGAATCGGTCTTCGATGGCAAATCGCTGACCGGTTGGAAGGGCGCGGTCGACAACTATGAAGTCGTCGACGGCATGATCCGCTGCAAGCCGAAGCACGGCGGAACGCTGTTCACCGACAAGACCTACGGCGACTTCAAAGCACGCGTGATGTTCCGTCTGCCTCCAGGTGGCAACAACGGCTTGGCGATTCGTTACCCCGGCGAAGGCAACCCAGCTTATTCGGGAATGACCGAACTGCAGGTTCTGGACAACACGGCTGAAAAATATGCCAAGCTGGACGCGAGGCAATATCACGGTTCGGCTTACGGCATGGCAGCGGCGGCTCGCGGCTTCCTTCGCGAAGTGGGCCAATGGAACTTCCAAGAGGTGACTGTTAAAGGCTCGACCATCGTCGTCGAACTCAACGGCAACAAGATCTTGGATACCGATGTCAGCAAGGTGACCGAATTCATGGCCGATTCGCCTCACCCAGGTCGCGAACTCAGCAAAGGTCACTTCGGATTTGCCGGACACAACGATCCGGTTGAATTCAAAGAGATCAGCATCTTGCCGCTTTAA
- a CDS encoding adenylate/guanylate cyclase domain-containing protein codes for MQRSITYRQALLLVAIIPIVAQVVGSAFNIFYNVAHVRPLISDAQQATLLSSIMWVNCLVYPAATIAWGSVVGRFQSILSQRERGLPIPSDKLESIQRLAINLPWWMILIGSLAWLSCIPMIVVPLKLADSGLDARVPILLTVSIVVSAQIALTHAFFALELASHKFLFPLLFVEIQPSSIRGAYPLTLRGRGIAWSLSAVFCPIVSILLLFYVPQPEAQRELTFPIAVGCIAMLFGLASAWLVGRLYGTPIRKLKQAAQAVARGELDTQVRLLRADEFGPLIEEFNQMTRGLQEKESLRRMFGLHVGRQAAEQILASVPGLGGVAREITVMFVDIRGFTASSEGRDPTEVVAVLNEFLTAMVDVVETQHHGMVNKYLGDGFMALFGVGADRPQHADDAVDAGVSMIDRLGKLNAAFESRQMPPLQIGIGIHSGNALVGSIGSNQRLEFTAIGDAVNIASRIESLTKTVGTPMLLTAATHRQLQHPHDLQPHAPQPVKGIRDPIVTYGLRDKIASPVTDS; via the coding sequence ATGCAGCGTTCGATAACCTACCGCCAAGCCCTGCTTCTCGTCGCGATCATCCCCATCGTGGCGCAGGTTGTCGGCAGCGCGTTTAACATTTTTTACAACGTCGCCCATGTCCGTCCGCTGATCTCCGACGCCCAACAGGCCACGCTGTTGAGTTCGATCATGTGGGTCAATTGCCTGGTCTATCCGGCGGCAACCATCGCCTGGGGGAGCGTCGTCGGGCGTTTCCAATCGATTCTCAGTCAGCGGGAGCGTGGCCTACCGATCCCTTCCGACAAACTGGAATCGATTCAGCGTCTGGCGATCAATCTTCCCTGGTGGATGATCTTGATCGGCAGCTTGGCTTGGCTGAGTTGTATTCCAATGATCGTCGTTCCGCTGAAACTTGCCGACAGCGGGCTCGATGCGCGGGTCCCCATCCTGTTGACGGTTTCGATCGTCGTCTCGGCGCAGATCGCCTTGACGCACGCCTTCTTCGCCCTCGAATTGGCGAGCCACAAGTTCTTGTTTCCATTGCTGTTTGTCGAGATCCAGCCGTCGTCGATCCGTGGCGCGTATCCATTAACACTTCGCGGCCGGGGGATCGCATGGAGTCTGTCAGCGGTCTTCTGTCCGATCGTTTCGATCCTGCTGCTGTTCTATGTTCCGCAACCCGAGGCGCAGCGAGAACTCACGTTCCCCATCGCGGTCGGGTGCATCGCGATGTTGTTTGGTCTCGCATCGGCATGGCTGGTAGGACGATTGTACGGAACACCGATCCGCAAGTTGAAGCAAGCCGCCCAAGCGGTTGCACGCGGCGAACTGGATACGCAAGTCCGGTTGTTGCGAGCCGACGAGTTTGGGCCGTTGATCGAGGAGTTCAATCAGATGACGCGTGGCCTGCAAGAGAAGGAATCACTGCGGCGGATGTTTGGTCTGCACGTGGGCCGGCAAGCGGCGGAACAGATCCTGGCCAGTGTGCCGGGGCTCGGCGGCGTGGCGCGGGAGATCACGGTGATGTTTGTCGATATCCGCGGCTTCACCGCCAGCAGCGAAGGACGCGACCCAACCGAAGTCGTTGCGGTTCTGAACGAGTTCCTGACGGCAATGGTCGACGTCGTCGAGACACAACATCACGGGATGGTCAACAAATACCTTGGCGATGGTTTCATGGCCCTGTTCGGCGTCGGGGCCGATCGTCCGCAGCACGCCGACGACGCCGTCGACGCGGGGGTAAGCATGATCGATCGCTTAGGCAAACTGAACGCTGCGTTTGAGTCGCGGCAAATGCCACCGCTGCAGATCGGTATCGGGATCCATTCGGGCAACGCGTTGGTCGGCAGTATCGGGTCGAATCAACGACTGGAATTTACAGCGATCGGCGATGCCGTGAATATTGCCTCACGAATCGAATCGCTGACCAAAACCGTCGGTACACCGATGCTGCTGACCGCGGCAACGCACAGGCAACTGCAACACCCTCACGACCTGCAACCCCACGCGCCGCAGCCCGTTAAGGGAATTCGGGATCCGATCGTCACCTATGGCCTGCGCGACAAGATCGCATCGCCAGTTACCGATTCGTAG
- the galE gene encoding UDP-glucose 4-epimerase GalE, translating into MRILVTGGAGYIGSHTCVELLHAGHELVVVDDLSNSKRESLRRVQQLAGKTLEFHELSLLDRDALTGVLSAADFDAVIHFAAFKAVGESVAKPLEYYQNNVTGTINLMDAMRSCGCKNLVYSSSCTVYGEPQQRPVTEDHPVAQAESPYGWTKLMTEQIMRDVYVSDPSWNFALLRYFNPVGAHPSGDIGEDPNGIPNNLMPFITQVALGKHEKLNVFGGDYDTPDGTCIRDYIHVVDLALAHVKAVEKVGKEEGIFTYNLGTGTGSSVLQVIAAFREATGIDLPYEIVDRRAGDVIVAYADPSRAERELGWKATRNLLDMCRDGWNWQHKNPEGMVEAV; encoded by the coding sequence ATGCGAATTCTAGTGACCGGCGGTGCAGGCTATATCGGCAGCCACACCTGCGTGGAATTACTGCACGCGGGACACGAATTGGTCGTCGTCGACGACTTGAGCAACAGCAAACGCGAGTCGCTGCGCCGCGTCCAACAACTGGCCGGTAAGACGCTTGAATTTCATGAATTAAGCCTGCTGGATCGCGATGCGCTGACCGGCGTCTTGTCCGCTGCCGACTTTGATGCGGTGATCCACTTTGCAGCATTCAAAGCGGTGGGTGAATCGGTCGCCAAGCCGTTGGAGTATTACCAGAACAACGTCACCGGCACGATCAACCTGATGGATGCGATGCGCTCCTGCGGTTGCAAAAATCTCGTCTACAGTTCGTCCTGCACCGTCTATGGTGAACCGCAGCAACGCCCAGTGACCGAGGACCATCCGGTCGCTCAAGCGGAGAGCCCGTACGGTTGGACCAAGCTGATGACCGAGCAGATCATGCGCGACGTCTATGTCAGCGACCCCAGTTGGAACTTCGCGCTGCTGCGTTACTTCAATCCCGTCGGAGCCCATCCCAGCGGCGACATCGGCGAAGATCCCAATGGCATCCCCAACAATCTGATGCCATTCATCACGCAAGTTGCGTTGGGCAAACACGAGAAATTAAATGTCTTCGGCGGCGATTACGACACGCCCGATGGAACTTGCATCCGCGATTACATCCATGTCGTCGACCTCGCCCTAGCGCACGTCAAAGCTGTCGAAAAGGTCGGCAAAGAAGAGGGAATCTTCACGTACAACCTGGGAACCGGAACCGGGTCAAGCGTGTTGCAGGTGATCGCTGCGTTCCGCGAAGCGACCGGGATCGATCTGCCTTATGAAATCGTCGACCGTCGCGCCGGCGACGTGATCGTCGCCTATGCCGATCCGTCGCGTGCCGAGCGAGAACTGGGCTGGAAGGCGACGCGGAATCTATTGGACATGTGTCGCGATGGATGGAACTGGCAACACAAAAATCCCGAGGGGATGGTCGAAGCGGTCTAA
- a CDS encoding Dabb family protein has protein sequence MRFQTLASHKWFLAASLASALLGGAMMSGQLGDRSMAIADEKPAAKTQLLRHVVLFKFKESSSEADVQKVVDEFGKLKSKIPQIHAYEHGTENSPEGLADGFTHCFLVTFKSEADRAAYLPHADHLAFVDVLKPHLDKVLVVDYWTNE, from the coding sequence ATGAGATTTCAAACTCTTGCTTCACACAAATGGTTCCTCGCAGCATCCCTGGCCAGCGCTCTGCTGGGCGGTGCGATGATGAGCGGACAACTGGGAGACCGATCGATGGCGATCGCCGACGAAAAGCCAGCAGCCAAGACACAGCTGTTGCGGCACGTGGTGCTGTTTAAGTTCAAAGAGAGTTCATCCGAGGCGGACGTTCAGAAGGTCGTCGACGAGTTCGGCAAACTGAAGAGCAAGATCCCGCAGATTCACGCCTATGAGCATGGCACCGAAAACAGCCCCGAAGGGCTCGCCGACGGGTTCACTCATTGCTTTCTAGTGACCTTCAAAAGCGAAGCCGATCGCGCGGCCTACCTTCCCCACGCCGATCACCTCGCCTTTGTCGACGTGCTGAAGCCTCACTTGGACAAAGTGTTGGTCGTCGATTATTGGACCAACGAATAA
- a CDS encoding sulfatase-like hydrolase/transferase, translating to MLQAADRPNILFIIADDQSPFDLKSYNPDSALETPVLDRLAAEGMTIDGAYHMGSWSGAVCTPSRHMVMSGRTLWHLPGPKPNKKQQAKAGNNKPVGFDHAPADLAEHTMAAVFNRAGYATMRTCKRGNSYEAANRQFTRRHDATKRGGTAESGSAWHAEQVLDYLNDRESEKQTDPFLIYFGFSHPHDTRDGTPELLSKYGAVNHADPETLPPANEDAPQLPVNYLPEHPFHHGHPNLRDEVSVSGVWKRRDPTTIRNEIGREFACSENIDIQIGRVLEKLDAMGELDNTYIVYTADHGMAIGRHGLQGKQNLYQHTWRVPLIVKGPGIKAASRAEGNVYLLDVLATLCDLTGVQPPKTNEGTSFAPILKGEKETIRNVLYGVYCGGTKPGMRCVKQGDWKLIKYDVLDGKVRETQLFNLAANPHEFLTQHHTASVSQLTGTAPTEDQVNLADDPRFAEKRKEMEALLLSQQQQFDDPYRLWDQPQID from the coding sequence ATGCTGCAGGCTGCCGACCGTCCCAATATCTTGTTCATCATCGCCGACGATCAGTCCCCGTTCGACTTGAAGTCGTACAACCCCGATTCGGCGCTGGAGACTCCCGTCCTGGATCGCTTGGCCGCCGAAGGGATGACGATCGACGGAGCGTATCACATGGGATCGTGGTCTGGCGCGGTCTGCACCCCGTCGCGACACATGGTGATGTCGGGGCGAACGCTGTGGCATCTGCCCGGCCCTAAACCGAACAAGAAGCAACAAGCCAAAGCGGGAAACAACAAGCCTGTCGGATTCGATCACGCTCCCGCCGATCTGGCGGAGCATACGATGGCGGCGGTTTTTAACCGCGCTGGGTACGCGACAATGCGAACGTGCAAACGGGGGAACAGTTACGAAGCGGCCAACCGCCAGTTCACACGGCGGCACGACGCGACGAAACGTGGCGGGACGGCGGAATCCGGCAGCGCGTGGCATGCCGAACAAGTGCTCGACTACCTGAACGATCGCGAATCGGAAAAACAGACCGATCCGTTCTTGATCTACTTTGGTTTTTCGCACCCTCACGACACGCGTGACGGTACTCCGGAACTGTTGTCAAAATATGGAGCGGTCAACCACGCCGATCCCGAAACGCTGCCGCCAGCCAACGAAGATGCACCGCAACTGCCGGTCAACTACCTTCCCGAACATCCGTTCCATCACGGGCACCCGAACCTTCGCGATGAGGTCAGCGTCAGTGGCGTCTGGAAACGCCGCGACCCGACGACGATCCGCAACGAGATAGGACGCGAATTCGCCTGCAGCGAGAACATCGACATCCAGATCGGTCGCGTGTTGGAAAAACTAGACGCGATGGGCGAACTGGACAACACCTACATCGTCTACACCGCCGACCATGGCATGGCGATTGGCCGACACGGATTGCAGGGCAAACAGAATCTGTATCAACACACCTGGCGGGTGCCGTTGATCGTCAAAGGTCCCGGAATCAAAGCGGCCAGCCGCGCCGAGGGGAACGTCTATCTGTTGGATGTCTTGGCGACGCTGTGCGATCTGACGGGCGTCCAACCGCCGAAGACCAACGAAGGGACCAGCTTTGCCCCGATCCTGAAGGGAGAAAAAGAAACGATCCGCAATGTCCTCTACGGCGTCTATTGCGGTGGCACCAAGCCGGGAATGCGATGCGTCAAACAAGGGGATTGGAAATTGATCAAATACGATGTCCTCGATGGCAAGGTCCGCGAGACACAGCTGTTCAACTTGGCCGCCAATCCGCATGAATTCCTGACGCAGCATCACACAGCGTCGGTCAGCCAGTTGACGGGGACTGCCCCCACCGAGGACCAAGTGAACCTGGCCGACGACCCGCGATTTGCGGAGAAGCGGAAAGAAATGGAAGCGTTGCTTTTATCGCAGCAACAGCAGTTCGACGATCCCTACCGATTGTGGGACCAGCCGCAGATCGACTGA
- a CDS encoding class I SAM-dependent methyltransferase, whose amino-acid sequence MTELNNSDPQSRLAQHDHDAAIDHNRRAYDQMALAGEPLCRPATKAELSKPLATIDQIGWLGKSIAGWRVLCLAAGGGRQSALYAKAGADVTVVDISGEMLELDRRAAQEHQLPIRTIQANMQHLPMLDSASFDLVIHPVSTCYVPDVAPVFQEIARLLLPGALYISQHKQPTSLQSTLSPSASGHYAVQHTYYRQQAIPAATEKTHAAKRLREDRAIEYLHRWEQIVGGICRAGMVIEDLVEPMHTKADAEPGAFAHRASYIAPYVRIKARRKQTAEPRSGLLLPS is encoded by the coding sequence ATGACTGAATTGAACAATTCCGACCCGCAATCCCGGCTAGCGCAACACGATCACGATGCCGCGATCGATCACAACCGCCGCGCGTACGATCAGATGGCGCTGGCGGGCGAGCCGTTGTGCCGACCGGCGACCAAAGCAGAATTGAGCAAGCCGTTGGCGACCATCGATCAGATCGGCTGGCTGGGCAAAAGCATCGCCGGCTGGCGGGTGTTGTGCTTGGCGGCTGGCGGCGGTCGGCAGAGTGCGTTGTACGCCAAAGCGGGAGCCGACGTGACGGTGGTCGATATAAGTGGCGAGATGCTGGAACTCGATCGCCGCGCGGCTCAGGAGCATCAGTTGCCGATCCGCACGATCCAGGCGAACATGCAGCATCTGCCGATGTTGGATTCGGCCAGTTTCGATCTGGTCATCCACCCCGTCAGCACCTGTTACGTCCCCGACGTGGCCCCTGTTTTTCAAGAGATTGCGCGGTTGCTGCTGCCCGGCGCGCTCTACATCAGCCAACACAAACAACCGACAAGTTTGCAGTCGACGCTGTCGCCATCGGCTAGTGGACATTATGCGGTTCAGCACACCTATTACCGCCAGCAAGCGATCCCCGCGGCGACGGAGAAGACGCATGCCGCCAAGCGGTTGCGGGAGGATCGCGCGATCGAATACCTGCATCGCTGGGAACAGATCGTCGGCGGAATCTGCCGCGCCGGGATGGTGATCGAAGATCTTGTCGAACCGATGCACACCAAGGCCGATGCGGAACCGGGGGCGTTCGCGCACCGTGCCAGCTATATCGCACCCTATGTGCGGATCAAGGCGCGGCGCAAGCAAACCGCCGAGCCCCGCAGCGGTTTGCTACTGCCAAGCTGA
- a CDS encoding c-type cytochrome: protein MQSRSRALLLTLVYLSLAVGCGAAFAARAEVIDPSIDRSPVDLALSPDGKWLVTANETSGSVSLIDAVAGRVVDELRIGSHPAHIDFTPDGTTILATNQWSGELSLLAIREGKLAAIGSVHVSGHPQGFAIAPDNRTVYVGLTAAAQVAQVDLRSLSVVRRIDVGNWPRYLTLSPDGTRLAVGSSGDAEIEVIDTATAEPLYEEPLANGVNIGHMTPSADGQYAYFTWMIYRTNPITRDNIQRGWILASRIGRVRLDGASYREAISLDVPEMAVADPHGLAISGDGQRLVASSSGTHELLVYRLPDLPFVSTGGPGDLIDRRLQRDRDRFSRIDVGGRPMGLEIAADNQTVYVANYLKNSLQSVDLKTKQVVREIDLGGPSTPSPARQGMAIFYDAQHSLDQWYSCHSCHQNGGINSRPMDTWNDGTEMTLKTVLPLYELTQTGPWTWHGWQEDLDDAMKKSFTVTMQGKQPTQAETDALIAFLSTMPSPPNPFTESDGTLSAAAQRGKELFHSSRAACADCHSGPQFTDGEIHDVGTGSKSDHYDGYNTPTLRGTYRKVRWMHSGRAKSLERVLTDLHSPEKVSGLPKLSDDEVADLIAYLRTL from the coding sequence ATGCAATCTCGATCGCGAGCCTTGTTGCTGACGTTGGTTTACCTGAGTTTGGCTGTCGGTTGTGGAGCTGCGTTTGCAGCTCGGGCAGAGGTGATCGATCCGTCGATCGATCGTTCCCCCGTCGACTTAGCCCTCTCGCCCGATGGAAAGTGGCTGGTCACCGCCAACGAAACCTCCGGCAGCGTGTCGTTGATCGACGCCGTCGCAGGACGTGTGGTCGACGAGCTTCGGATTGGAAGCCATCCAGCACACATCGACTTCACGCCCGATGGGACTACGATTTTGGCGACCAATCAGTGGTCGGGGGAACTGAGTCTGCTGGCGATTCGCGAAGGCAAACTTGCCGCCATCGGATCGGTTCACGTTAGTGGGCATCCGCAAGGTTTTGCGATCGCCCCGGACAATCGCACGGTTTACGTGGGGCTGACCGCGGCGGCTCAGGTGGCGCAAGTCGATCTTCGCAGCCTGTCGGTCGTTCGCCGAATCGACGTTGGGAATTGGCCGCGTTATCTAACGCTCTCGCCCGATGGAACGCGATTGGCTGTCGGTTCCAGCGGCGATGCCGAGATCGAAGTCATCGACACCGCAACGGCGGAACCGTTGTACGAGGAGCCATTGGCTAACGGCGTGAACATCGGACACATGACGCCATCGGCCGACGGACAATACGCCTACTTCACTTGGATGATCTATCGCACCAATCCAATCACTCGCGACAACATTCAACGGGGCTGGATTTTGGCCAGCCGAATCGGCCGCGTCCGTCTGGATGGAGCTTCGTACCGCGAGGCGATCTCGTTGGATGTGCCCGAGATGGCGGTGGCCGATCCGCATGGCTTGGCGATCAGCGGCGACGGCCAGCGTTTGGTTGCGTCCTCGTCGGGGACTCACGAATTGCTCGTCTATCGCTTGCCCGACCTTCCTTTTGTCTCGACCGGTGGCCCCGGCGATCTGATCGATCGGCGGTTGCAGCGGGATCGCGATCGATTCAGCCGGATCGATGTTGGCGGCCGGCCGATGGGACTGGAGATCGCCGCGGACAACCAGACGGTTTATGTCGCCAACTATCTGAAGAATTCGCTGCAGTCGGTCGACTTGAAAACGAAGCAAGTTGTCCGCGAGATCGATCTCGGTGGACCGTCGACTCCATCGCCCGCGCGGCAGGGGATGGCGATCTTTTACGACGCCCAGCACAGTCTCGATCAATGGTACAGCTGTCACTCGTGCCATCAAAACGGCGGGATCAATTCGCGACCGATGGATACCTGGAACGATGGGACCGAGATGACCTTGAAGACGGTCCTGCCGTTGTATGAACTGACGCAGACCGGTCCTTGGACGTGGCACGGTTGGCAGGAAGACCTGGACGACGCGATGAAGAAGTCGTTTACGGTGACGATGCAGGGGAAGCAGCCGACGCAAGCGGAGACCGATGCGTTGATCGCGTTTCTGAGCACGATGCCAAGCCCGCCCAATCCGTTCACCGAGTCCGATGGGACGCTTTCGGCCGCGGCGCAGCGAGGGAAGGAACTGTTTCACAGCAGCCGCGCCGCGTGTGCCGATTGCCACAGCGGACCGCAGTTTACCGATGGCGAGATCCACGATGTGGGGACCGGTTCGAAGTCGGATCATTACGATGGCTACAACACGCCGACGCTGCGTGGCACCTATCGCAAGGTGCGTTGGATGCACAGCGGCCGGGCGAAATCGCTGGAGCGTGTGCTGACCGACTTGCACAGTCCCGAAAAGGTTTCGGGGCTGCCGAAGTTGAGCGACGATGAAGTCGCCGATCTGATCGCCTACCTGCGGACCTTGTAG
- a CDS encoding ATP-dependent metallopeptidase FtsH/Yme1/Tma family protein has translation MNEPAADPAARQAAIELTATAYHEAGHAVMAISLGRPIQKVTIAPGPLQTGGYRLGVCELRKGRGRASQDVIEDEALILLAGMVAEARFTGRYCPRGAAADLRTVERVLEGRAKTQRQLERLQRRLLDKTEHLLSDEAHAVAIERIAKELIEKTTISGRAVRHLFEQAQQQFG, from the coding sequence ATGAACGAACCGGCAGCCGATCCGGCCGCTCGCCAAGCGGCGATCGAATTGACAGCGACCGCCTATCACGAGGCGGGGCATGCGGTGATGGCGATCTCGTTGGGCCGGCCGATTCAAAAGGTGACGATCGCTCCGGGGCCGCTGCAAACCGGCGGCTATCGGTTGGGCGTTTGCGAGCTGCGGAAGGGACGCGGCCGGGCGTCGCAAGACGTGATCGAAGACGAAGCGCTGATCCTGCTGGCCGGGATGGTCGCCGAAGCTCGTTTTACCGGCCGGTATTGCCCGCGCGGTGCCGCGGCGGATCTGCGAACGGTCGAACGTGTTCTGGAAGGCCGCGCGAAGACCCAGCGTCAACTGGAACGCTTGCAGCGGCGACTGTTGGACAAGACCGAACATCTGTTAAGCGATGAAGCGCATGCGGTGGCGATCGAACGGATCGCAAAGGAGTTGATCGAAAAGACAACGATCAGCGGCCGAGCCGTCCGACATCTATTCGAGCAAGCCCAACAACAGTTCGGCTGA
- a CDS encoding zinc ribbon domain-containing protein produces the protein MFAKWFRRRRRTVVDRTPCPHCGAMILETATFCRHCGASDASGWQDETEGYADDMSDDDFDYDEFLQREFPGDAPPRRDFKSFVIIVLLICFVGGLLLSLGM, from the coding sequence ATGTTTGCCAAATGGTTCCGACGACGCCGGCGTACCGTGGTCGATCGCACCCCTTGCCCGCATTGTGGTGCGATGATTCTTGAGACGGCCACCTTTTGCCGGCACTGCGGCGCCTCGGATGCTTCGGGTTGGCAGGACGAAACCGAAGGCTACGCCGACGACATGTCGGACGATGACTTTGACTACGACGAATTCTTGCAGCGCGAGTTCCCCGGCGACGCGCCCCCACGCCGCGACTTCAAGTCGTTTGTGATCATCGTACTGCTGATCTGTTTTGTCGGCGGATTGCTGCTGTCGTTGGGGATGTGA